TGATATTGGGTCTACGCATTTGTATGTTGCATGCACTGTGTCTGAGATGTTGGGTATCCAGTTTGAGAATACGACTAGTGAAATGACTGTGATAAGTCCACTAGGATAGTCAGTTAGGGTAGACAAATTGTTTAGAGACGTGCCCTTAGAAGTTCAAGGTATAATCTTTCCAGCGGATTTGATGGAATTACCATTTGGACAATTCGACCTTatcttgggtatggactggctagtGAAATGCTGTGCGAGtttagattgtgctgctaagcgaatggtgttGAAGACTACTAAGGATGAGAAGGTAGCTGTGATAGGGGAGCGAAGGAATTATCCGTCTAATGTAATCTCAGCATTAAGGGCCGAAAAGTTGGTTCGCAAGGGTTACGGAGAGTTTCTAGCGTATGTGAGCATTTCTGATTCTGAAGGTCCTTCGGTAGGAGATGTTAGAACTGTCAAAGAATTTCTGGATGTATTTTCTAATGACCTTCCTGGGTTGCCTCCAAACTATGAGGTCGAATTCGAAATTAAGCTACTGTCTGGAACAGCTCTGGTGTCCATtgccccgtataggatggcaccaaaggagcttgTGGAATTAAAGGATCAAATTCAAGAGCTTCTAGACTGAAGGTTTATTcaaccaagtgtgtctccgtggggagcatcggtgttgttcgtaaagaaaaaggatgggactatgcgcatgtgcatcaactaccggcagttaaacaagctgacgatcaagaacaagtacccccttccaaggattgatgatctttttgatcaacttAAAGTAGCTTCAGTTTTCTCCAAGATCGACCTCTGCTCTaggtaccatcagctaagggttaaCAAGACTGTGTGTACATGACAACATTTAGGAATCAATATAGatactacgagttcctagtaatgccgtttgggcttacgaATGAACTAGCAGTCTTTATAGACCtcatgaatcgggtgttccaacccTATCTGGACCGGTTCATAATTATctttatagatgatattctggTGTATTCAAGAATTGAGGAGGATCATGATGTGCATCTTTGAACTGTTTTGCAAATTTTGAGGGAGAAGCAGCTATATGaaaagttcaacaagtgtgagttctagctgGGAGAAGTAACGtttttgggtcacgtggtatctacTGAGgagattagggttgatcctcgaaagattgaagccatattagattggaaaccaccgaagacTGTATcagagattcgaagttttctgggtctgGCTGGGTATTATAGACGCTTTTTTGAGGGGATTTTTgtgattgctgcacctctgactaagttactACAAAAAGAGTATCGTTTAGTTGGACTGATAAGTAACAAGAGAGTTTTGAAAAACTGAAAAAGGTTCTGATGCGTCGCACATCGGATTAGGTTGTGTGCtgatgcaggaaggtaaagtggttgcttacgCATCAcgtcagcttaagcctcacgaggcgAATTACCCTACTCACAACTTGGAGTTGGCTGCGGTGGTGTTCgcgttaaagatttggaggcaccattTATACGGTGAGAAGTGCATTATTTTCatagatcataagagcctcaaataccttcttactcagaaggagttgaatcttaagCAGCAAAGATGGAtagagctgcttaaggattatgactgctcgattgagtaccaccctggtaaggctaacgtggtagcTGACACACTAAGCCAAAGGGTTGTATCTGATTTTAGATCGATGTATGCTCGTCTCagtctatttgatgatggtagtttatTGGCTGAGCTTTAAGTGAAACTGACGTAGACTGAACAAATTAAGAATAAACAGTTGTTAGATGAATCACTGGTTTCTCGCTTTCGACAAGTTGAGAATGGTGAGACTGTGaattttgggctgaatagtgaGGAAGTATTGTGTTTCCGTGGGAGAGTTTGTATACCGAAGGattctgatttgaggcagtctatatgCAAAAGGTGCATAGTATtccatatgctatgcatcctgtcAGAAACAAGTTATACCGTGATCTTCGTGAGCTGTGTTGGTGGCCTGGAATGAAACACGAAGTTACCGATTACGTGAGTAAGTGTCTGACttgccagcaagttaaagctaagcaTCAGCTGCCTTCTGGGTTattgcagccagttaagattccactctggaagcgggaaagggtaactatgaaTTTTATGAGAGGGCTACCCTTGAAGCCTACAAAGAAGGATTCGGTATGGATTATTGTAGACAGACTAACGAAATCTGCCTATTTTGTATCGGTCCATACTGATTATTCGCTGCAGAAATTGGCGAAGTTGTATGtggctgagattgtgagactacataaATTACCAATTTATATCATATCTGACTGAGATCctagatttacatctcgattctccAAGAAGTTACACGAGGATTTGGGTACAAGATTGAACTTCAGTACTGTGTTCCACCCCCAGACAGACGATTAGTTagaagggtgattcagatactggaggacatgttaagatgCTGTGTAATtgattttcgaggcagttgggaagaCTACTTGTCATTGGCAGAGtctgcttacaacaacagttatcagtccaatattcagatggcaccgtacgaggcGTTATatagtcgtaagtgtcgtactcctacCTGTTGGACAGAACTTGGTGAGCGGCGAGTTTTGGGGCCAGAGTTAGTTTCTGATACTGAATTAGTTTCTGATGCTGAAGAAAAGGTAAAGTTAATTTGAGATCgattaaaaaaagaaattgataGTAAGAAATCATGTGTAGGCTTAAAGCGTAAAGAAATCGAGTACTCTTTGGGGGATTATGTCTTTTTGAaggtctcaccgtggaagaaaatcctgagatttggacggaagggcaagcttAGCCCTAGGTTTATCGGGCCTTACCAGTTCTGAAACGGGTGGGACCAGTTGCCTATCAGCTTGAATTGCCTCCAGATTTAGacaagattcatgatgtgttccacgtttcCATGCTTAGGCGTTACCACTCTGATCCCACACATATTGTGCCAGTTGAGGAAATTAAGGTTAGGACTGATTTGACTTTCGAGGAAGAACCGGTGCAAATACTGGATCGTGATGTCAAAGTGCTGAGAAGGAAATCTATTCCATTGGTCAAGGTGTTTTGGCGTAATCATAGTTTataggaagccacgtgggagcctAAAAAGGCGATGCGACAGCAAAACCCTCACTTattctgaccaggtaaatttcgaggctgaaatttctttaaaggggtagagttgtaatgccctatAAATTTGGGGTCTTTGTTTTTGCAAACTTTGACGTAACTATCATGTTTGCTTTATTGGctaagtgatttgggtgtgtttgggagcGTTTGAAAAGCCTGGGCTCAAGTCTGggcttttgcaaaaattttagtttttcccctTAAGCGAGCCTTGGCTTTAGCTTGTTGGGCTTATGAatatttgtgggtaaaatgtgtcacaaaaagccttgtcACTTGGTGGCAAGTGGCATGCCTTGGTAACTGGGGGAacttgggttcgaatcccatggcatacaaggtgtttttattttattgcCATGAGGTGACAGAGGTAGAGTTGGATTGAAATTCTGCTGAGGTGGTTGTAGACTTGGTCAAAGGGAGAGAATCAAGGGTTTGGATAATGGTTGTTATGGATATGAATGAGATTTTTGTAGAGAGAACCATGGAGTGATATTAGGAGAAAATCAAGAAATTTAGGTTGGAGAGAAGAGTCGTGCCGTATTGGAGCTTTAGGCACTCATACATTCGGCTATCAGGGGTTCTTTTCTGCGTTTTGGTAGCAGTTTGTTGCTGGGGACCTTGGCTTCAATTTTTCCTTATGTCGGTATTTTTTCTCTCTAAAGTCGAAATTAGCTTTTCGTTTTAAGGTGTTTTACTGTGAGGTTATTTCAGTTTGCACCCTTCTTTACTTTGATTGGCTAAATCTCTGCATTTCCCTTCTCTTCCAATACTGGCCGATTACATCCCTCAAGCACTATCGAGATTGCTCCCCTTTTGTTctccattttcttcttttttccctCTCTTATTATTTCCACTGCATATTGGATGTTTTTTCTAGGCTACTCTCTCTCCCTCCACGCGATTCTATTCTCTCTTTTTTAGTTTCTCTTCAATAGCCGATTGTCCCCCTgcctttctttattttctttggtTTTCTCTATTATTAGGTATTCTTGGTCGATTATTATTGAGCCCTATGGTGAGGGTTGATTAACTCAATTTCTACAAGAGTTCTTGATATAAAGTATGTGTTGTGTTGTCTTCTGTTAGTTCAACCTGTTTTCcttcattttatttcttaaagCCGAATACCCCCTTTCTCCTTGTGCTTTGACGACCGATTATTGGTTTCTTATGTGGATCGTTGGGTTTCTAGGTTCTCACGAGAAGTGGTGGAGTGCAAGTATTTTGGAGGTGATCAAAACCTTTTACCTCACTATTCTAAAAAGGTAATATGATACCTTGTTTTGGAGTTGATGATCATGGATTTAAGCCACACCTTTGAGCGGTCTTGTTTAATAAGATCTATAGTTTATGCGATTATTCAGTGAGAAGCGTGTGATCGTTTTAGTCATCGATTTATGTGTATTTAGCCAGACTAATTTCAGTCAAGGTAAGTGGGAGTACTAATTTGGGGATGTAGTGTTTATGAACACTAACAAATGTAAGGCTGACTGTATGTGGAATTGAATGTAGGTTGGGCGCTTGAAAAACTTGAAATGGTtgcataaacaggtgtgtaatcacacccccTTTTTACTGTAAAATAGCAAAACCCGAAAAGCCAAAGCGTCGAAACTTtagcatttgaggcctcacgagcgtaCGATCGCTCATGGGGTAATctgagcccacaaatcatgggtgATAGACTGTAAAGGCCACCATGAGTGTTTCCGTGAACTTGGGCCGttatgggccacgttgggccaaaatgggcgatgtgggcccaatgggctcgtgagCCCCACACAGATTAAATCCACGGTAGGTGATAAATATTGGAataggctatgtaggtcacatagccatgactgaatttgggctaaatgggccacacgagcgtgtgggctcaCTTGGGCCGAGTAGTGGGCCTAGGGCCCATTTACACTACTATGATTATTTAGGTTATCTGTGTCACTCGAGGCGATTGTAAACCTTCAGAGAGGTCGTTATCTAAGCtgaaaccctaaaataggtaaaATGTCCGTAATaccccctgtagggtaaaatgaccataatacccctgtatggtaaaatgacaattat
The Gossypium arboreum isolate Shixiya-1 chromosome 10, ASM2569848v2, whole genome shotgun sequence genome window above contains:
- the LOC108464972 gene encoding uncharacterized protein LOC108464972, translating into MQKVHSIPYAMHPVRNKLYRDLRELCWWPGMKHEVTDYVSKCLTCQQVKAKHQLPSGLLQPIYISILQEVTRGFGYKIELQYCVPPPDRRLVRRVIQILEDMLRCCVIDFRGSWEDYLSLAESAYNNKLGERRVLGPELVSDTELVSDAEEKLELPPDLDKIHDVFHVSMLRRYHSDPTHIVPVEEIKVRTDLTFEEEPVQILDRDVKVLRRKSIPLVKVFWRNHSL